One window from the genome of Nitrospiraceae bacterium encodes:
- a CDS encoding LysM peptidoglycan-binding domain-containing protein produces the protein MSHLDKTLQDQRSFLTPRATGLARNLLLGFSVTLITLALGPQPTLGENSILPPNDSPETLTFNYAIANSHSRPATSIEAQTFETSTTTNHNNQQSSILIDQTGGKTPNTPGLSTEDNPSPSSAETLAQTPEHQIQSSDAGKPVVPLSVDVAQESNATQDQRIFLSDENKFEALDTQTQFSTNSSTKLRFYPADSSEQRSQVALARFAKVFDQTWEAPQQRKPGAYGSIPLVLNDSVEKNLEYFQYGIHERFQSYLDRFHHYQDLVEPVFRELGLPPELMYLSLVESGFNPRAFSRSRASGPWQFMKGTGRVYGLDVDWYLDERRDPIKSTVAAAHHLRDLYDQFGSWPLALGAYNAGSGKISRAIKKTGTRDFWKIRRSRYIRRETKDYVPRFIAATLIAKNPTAYGFTTPDGERHEFEEVLITKRVHLSAVTQQTGIPVEELQRLNPELRRSIVPNLTAPGYYLKVPLGMASLVEELHPTLAVWTQPPPPPTEWHTVRRGESLSVVAKRYRMKVSQLKEMNNLRSNIIRVGTKLRVRGEAGDEDTDTEITWYRVRSGDSLGSIATRFRQSVNSLMRLNNLSSHIIHPGDRLRVKGEPSVSPSGKNNSKWYKVRRGDSLWTIAQQFSMSVNDLRALNNLSSSIIQAGRMLMVSQ, from the coding sequence ATGAGCCACTTAGATAAAACATTACAAGATCAACGCTCCTTCCTGACTCCGCGGGCTACAGGTCTTGCCCGCAACTTACTGCTTGGTTTCAGTGTGACTTTGATCACCTTAGCTCTCGGCCCTCAACCAACCCTCGGTGAAAACTCTATTTTACCTCCAAATGATTCCCCCGAGACTCTTACCTTCAATTATGCAATTGCGAATAGCCACTCTCGCCCAGCGACCTCGATTGAGGCTCAAACGTTTGAGACAAGCACCACCACCAACCATAACAATCAACAATCGTCTATTCTCATAGATCAAACCGGGGGGAAAACACCAAACACGCCGGGGTTATCTACCGAAGATAACCCGAGTCCGTCTTCTGCAGAAACCCTAGCTCAAACCCCTGAACACCAGATTCAATCATCGGATGCTGGAAAACCTGTTGTTCCCTTATCCGTTGATGTCGCTCAGGAATCTAACGCTACCCAAGACCAGCGGATTTTTTTGTCTGACGAGAACAAGTTTGAAGCCCTCGACACTCAAACACAATTTTCAACTAACTCCTCTACGAAATTACGCTTTTACCCTGCTGACTCATCTGAGCAACGGTCGCAAGTTGCCCTAGCCCGATTTGCCAAAGTTTTCGATCAAACCTGGGAAGCACCCCAGCAGAGAAAACCTGGGGCATATGGCAGCATTCCCCTTGTCTTGAACGATTCTGTAGAAAAAAATCTTGAATATTTTCAGTATGGCATTCATGAACGATTTCAATCGTATCTTGACCGCTTTCATCATTACCAAGATCTTGTGGAACCCGTTTTTCGTGAACTGGGTCTCCCGCCGGAACTCATGTATCTTTCACTCGTTGAAAGCGGGTTCAACCCACGAGCTTTTTCTCGATCCCGTGCTTCCGGCCCCTGGCAATTTATGAAAGGGACGGGTCGTGTGTATGGCCTCGATGTCGACTGGTATTTGGATGAACGGCGGGATCCAATTAAATCCACAGTTGCTGCGGCTCATCATCTTCGTGATTTATATGACCAATTTGGCTCATGGCCTCTGGCCCTTGGGGCGTATAATGCAGGAAGCGGAAAGATTTCGCGAGCCATCAAAAAAACGGGCACCCGTGACTTTTGGAAGATTCGACGGTCACGTTACATAAGACGGGAAACTAAAGACTATGTGCCTCGCTTTATTGCGGCGACCCTTATTGCCAAAAATCCCACGGCCTATGGATTCACAACTCCAGACGGTGAGCGCCATGAATTTGAAGAAGTCCTGATTACAAAACGCGTGCATCTTTCCGCCGTCACCCAACAAACAGGGATTCCGGTCGAGGAACTTCAACGGCTAAACCCTGAACTTCGACGCAGTATCGTACCCAATCTTACGGCTCCTGGTTATTATCTCAAGGTACCCCTTGGAATGGCCTCGCTTGTTGAGGAACTCCATCCGACACTCGCTGTCTGGACCCAACCTCCCCCGCCACCAACCGAATGGCATACGGTCAGACGAGGAGAAAGTTTATCGGTTGTAGCCAAACGATATAGGATGAAAGTGAGTCAACTGAAAGAAATGAATAACTTGCGGAGCAATATAATACGAGTCGGAACCAAACTCCGGGTTCGTGGAGAGGCTGGTGACGAGGATACTGACACTGAAATCACCTGGTACCGCGTTCGATCAGGGGATTCCCTGGGAAGCATTGCCACTCGATTTAGACAATCAGTTAATTCACTGATGAGACTGAACAATCTCTCCAGCCATATCATTCATCCAGGAGATCGGTTACGCGTAAAAGGGGAGCCTTCCGTCAGCCCTTCGGGCAAAAACAACTCTAAATGGTATAAGGTCAGACGGGGAGATAGTTTATGGACGATTGCTCAACAATTTAGTATGAGCGTGAACGATTTGCGAGCACTGAACAATCTCTCTTCCAGCATTATCCAGGCTGGCCGCATGTTAATGGTGAGCCAATAA
- a CDS encoding tetratricopeptide repeat protein — MGYKIKDLSNKPPMVEQAQFLSSKERFLFFVEENRALVWGGIFLGLAVIVAIVTLSWLNQNNQEHAWELEGQAQTVYLDRPLDDVKKGQENIQKASGMFKDILNQYPGTPSAGVSSFLLGNSLIEEKNYQGAIDVYTSWVKEYGQNQILLGLVQQRLGFAYLLNGNREAALKAFDAVLANPHALNKDQVVFELAKIAEADENITEAVEQYKKVIQEFPLSPFASEAALRIKVLAPEDAKDSPSSETNGQGEIEKGSPETPQVQDKEEGK; from the coding sequence ATGGGATATAAAATTAAAGACCTTAGCAATAAACCTCCAATGGTGGAGCAAGCTCAGTTTTTGTCTAGTAAAGAACGGTTTTTGTTCTTTGTCGAAGAGAACCGAGCTTTGGTATGGGGCGGGATTTTTCTTGGTTTGGCCGTGATTGTGGCGATTGTGACATTGAGTTGGCTCAATCAAAATAACCAAGAGCATGCCTGGGAATTAGAAGGCCAGGCGCAAACGGTCTATTTGGATCGTCCTCTGGATGATGTCAAAAAGGGCCAAGAGAATATTCAAAAGGCTTCAGGCATGTTCAAAGACATTCTTAATCAATACCCAGGTACGCCTAGCGCGGGAGTTTCCTCATTTTTATTGGGAAATAGTTTGATTGAGGAGAAAAATTACCAAGGCGCTATAGATGTATATACTTCATGGGTCAAGGAATATGGGCAAAATCAGATCCTTCTCGGATTAGTCCAGCAACGATTGGGGTTTGCCTATTTACTTAATGGCAATCGAGAGGCCGCGCTTAAAGCTTTTGACGCAGTGTTGGCCAATCCACATGCGTTAAATAAAGACCAGGTAGTTTTTGAGCTGGCGAAGATTGCAGAGGCGGATGAAAATATTACTGAAGCAGTGGAGCAATATAAAAAGGTTATCCAGGAATTTCCTTTATCTCCGTTTGCCTCTGAAGCCGCTCTCCGGATAAAGGTATTAGCGCCCGAAGACGCCAAAGATTCTCCTTCATCTGAAACAAATGGTCAGGGTGAAATTGAGAAGGGCAGTCCTGAAACTCCACAGGTTCAGGATAAAGAAGAAGGGAAATAG
- a CDS encoding MotA/TolQ/ExbB proton channel family protein encodes MEAKHTERSPNRQYLEKVAQYIIQNQIGQQEAYLPFLATTGNLTPFIGLLGTVLGIINAFHEIGLQGSASIAAVAPGVSEALVATAAGLFAAIPAVMAYNYFLSRIRKMAFRVEAFTIEFLNTIEEAEKAFEVEVTR; translated from the coding sequence ATGGAGGCAAAACACACAGAGCGCTCCCCTAATCGACAGTATTTGGAAAAGGTCGCTCAATACATCATCCAGAACCAAATCGGCCAACAGGAAGCCTATTTGCCTTTTTTGGCAACCACAGGAAATCTGACTCCATTTATTGGTCTCCTCGGAACCGTCTTGGGCATCATCAATGCCTTCCATGAAATCGGTCTTCAAGGTTCAGCAAGCATTGCCGCAGTTGCTCCTGGCGTCTCTGAAGCACTTGTGGCTACTGCAGCCGGGCTATTTGCCGCAATTCCTGCTGTGATGGCGTACAACTATTTTCTCTCTAGAATTCGAAAGATGGCCTTCAGAGTTGAGGCCTTTACAATTGAATTTCTCAATACGATAGAAGAAGCGGAAAAAGCCTTTGAGGTAGAAGTAACCCGATGA
- a CDS encoding biopolymer transporter ExbD: MNIGSKPRQFLSEINVIPLVDVVLVLLVIFMVTAPMLHRGLDINLPTTTANNIKAEERLIVTIQRDHTLSLGNETISLVNLRTKLQEAKTLNPLISVYLRADQTVPYGTVVQVMDEVKGAKIERLGMITGPKIETLIEDETIGISR; encoded by the coding sequence ATGAACATTGGATCAAAGCCTCGGCAATTTCTCTCTGAAATCAATGTCATTCCTCTCGTCGATGTCGTCTTGGTTCTCCTGGTGATTTTCATGGTTACCGCCCCGATGCTACATCGGGGCTTAGACATTAACCTCCCGACGACAACGGCCAATAATATAAAAGCCGAAGAACGACTGATTGTGACCATTCAGCGGGATCACACCTTATCCCTCGGTAACGAGACAATTAGTTTGGTCAATTTACGAACTAAACTTCAAGAAGCCAAAACCTTAAATCCCTTGATTTCAGTGTATCTGCGAGCAGACCAAACGGTTCCCTATGGAACCGTTGTGCAGGTCATGGATGAGGTCAAAGGGGCCAAAATTGAACGTCTCGGAATGATTACCGGCCCGAAGATTGAAACACTAATCGAGGACGAGACCATCGGGATTTCCCGCTAA
- a CDS encoding TonB C-terminal domain-containing protein → MMALFLRFQSTVEEPLRAIDVTLISVPEAQAPAPAPAPTQKKSSPPAPSQQKSQPTKAEPTKTQPIEAPLPPLPVPKASERLSEFLEGAVGSIVMPHKQEMASPTPPPPVNEQPPLNDQSPLLENLRMPPIAPKISRPERLQLSQPLVIPKPAPAPAPSPKEAAPLTTVPPDPQGSESQPQLPKIEPTVKLAPVLPELNSVTPFRASRKEIKPNDASPSNNIEESLKRSIPTVPVPAPTPKIKKQPKAFVPKQEKPFVPEVSPPQLAPISPSPPLEKTPQREKISDMMKQLLEEARVPSLQSSPPPPPSPQPLPSSSTSTQPVQSEIDQQIAKLSIPTVTPVESIKERLQRLEVQPNSKPGQTSSPASPGKNQYLAMVEDRIDHEWRALPLVANPPVVVLKFRISRLGEISNIHIDESSGNGNYDSAAKRAVTAVNPLPPFPPDISDPFFEVRFRFIKKD, encoded by the coding sequence ATGATGGCCCTCTTCCTACGATTTCAATCGACAGTTGAGGAACCTCTCCGAGCCATTGATGTAACTCTTATCTCTGTACCGGAAGCCCAAGCTCCGGCTCCGGCTCCGGCTCCAACCCAAAAAAAATCTTCTCCTCCGGCGCCATCTCAACAAAAATCCCAACCAACAAAAGCAGAACCAACAAAGACGCAACCAATAGAAGCCCCCCTTCCGCCCTTGCCGGTTCCAAAAGCATCCGAGCGATTATCGGAATTCTTGGAAGGGGCCGTTGGCTCAATCGTGATGCCCCACAAACAAGAAATGGCTTCTCCAACGCCACCTCCCCCAGTCAACGAACAACCTCCCTTGAATGATCAGTCACCGTTATTGGAAAACCTTCGAATGCCTCCTATTGCTCCAAAAATTTCGCGCCCGGAACGTTTACAACTTTCACAACCCTTAGTCATTCCCAAACCTGCTCCAGCTCCAGCGCCATCTCCTAAAGAGGCTGCGCCCCTAACAACAGTTCCTCCCGATCCTCAAGGCTCGGAATCACAACCCCAGCTTCCTAAAATTGAACCAACAGTCAAACTAGCTCCGGTGCTACCGGAACTGAATTCGGTGACCCCATTTAGGGCATCGAGAAAAGAAATAAAACCCAACGACGCTTCTCCATCGAATAATATTGAGGAATCTCTCAAACGATCCATCCCAACAGTTCCAGTACCCGCGCCAACTCCAAAAATCAAAAAACAGCCAAAAGCCTTTGTCCCAAAACAGGAAAAACCTTTCGTCCCTGAAGTCTCCCCTCCTCAATTGGCCCCAATCTCTCCTTCCCCACCACTGGAAAAAACTCCCCAACGCGAAAAAATCTCCGATATGATGAAGCAATTACTGGAAGAAGCTAGAGTCCCGAGTTTACAATCGTCTCCACCGCCACCCCCCTCTCCACAACCATTGCCCTCTTCTTCCACATCAACCCAGCCGGTCCAGTCGGAAATTGATCAACAAATTGCAAAGTTATCTATTCCCACTGTCACACCCGTCGAATCAATCAAGGAACGACTCCAACGACTCGAGGTGCAGCCTAACTCAAAACCAGGCCAAACTTCGTCTCCGGCTTCCCCTGGAAAAAACCAATATTTGGCGATGGTCGAGGACAGAATAGACCACGAGTGGAGAGCCCTTCCACTCGTAGCAAACCCTCCGGTTGTGGTCCTCAAATTCCGTATTTCCCGATTGGGGGAAATTTCTAATATTCATATCGATGAAAGCTCAGGAAACGGGAACTACGACTCCGCAGCCAAACGGGCGGTAACTGCCGTGAACCCATTACCGCCTTTTCCACCAGACATTTCAGATCCATTCTTCGAAGTACGATTTCGATTCATTAAAAAAGATTAG
- the tolB gene encoding Tol-Pal system beta propeller repeat protein TolB, with product MKKALNPLYAILALFAFSVISVSPAFLHGEEADLKATRSEFQKIPIWVMGFSPVQRDTNLSEDLETQVASVLKADLKRSQIFSIAELPPAKGEFSDNKCMSLSSNLAPHFQKVTVSTWGRIGIGGTSSGVQGLILDACAFDPGQQDVLTGKRYFSLKTTETLTRLMAHRWADELVYRYTGEQGIARTKIAFVGQKDNGRELFVMDYDGYNPQQVTADGYLNLMPTWAPDRKSLVYTAYRDRKQLIIKRELATGREEVLVSPASLNITATFAPNGKSLAYSAAQDGNSDIYQIELDSRSVKQLTSHNSADLSPSWSPDGRHLAFTSDRGGRPQIYIMDADGLNARRLTFDGDYNAAPAWSPKGDWIVYVCRIPNEGFKLCRISPNGEQRKQITNGQSIDDSPSWAPNGRHIVFSSIRRGESQLYIITSEGAGLEKISLAGEHLSSPSWSPFQP from the coding sequence ATGAAGAAAGCACTCAATCCTTTGTATGCCATTCTGGCTCTTTTTGCCTTTTCTGTCATTTCGGTATCACCGGCCTTTCTTCATGGGGAGGAAGCGGACCTTAAAGCCACACGTTCAGAGTTTCAAAAAATCCCGATTTGGGTAATGGGATTCTCGCCCGTTCAACGAGATACCAACCTTTCAGAGGACCTCGAGACTCAAGTCGCATCGGTCCTAAAAGCGGACCTTAAACGCTCACAAATATTTTCGATTGCTGAATTACCTCCTGCCAAAGGGGAATTTTCTGACAACAAATGCATGAGTCTTTCTTCAAATTTGGCTCCGCACTTCCAAAAGGTGACAGTCTCTACCTGGGGAAGAATAGGTATAGGAGGGACATCGAGCGGAGTCCAGGGACTCATCCTCGATGCCTGCGCATTTGATCCCGGACAACAGGATGTGTTGACAGGGAAACGCTACTTTTCCCTTAAAACGACAGAAACCCTCACTCGCTTAATGGCTCACCGGTGGGCAGACGAACTGGTTTATCGGTATACCGGCGAGCAGGGCATTGCCAGAACCAAAATTGCATTTGTAGGTCAAAAGGACAATGGGCGGGAGCTTTTCGTCATGGATTACGATGGTTATAATCCGCAACAGGTTACCGCTGATGGGTATTTAAACCTCATGCCTACCTGGGCCCCGGACCGGAAATCACTTGTTTACACCGCGTATCGTGACCGAAAACAACTGATTATAAAAAGGGAGCTGGCTACCGGTCGGGAGGAAGTCTTGGTCTCGCCAGCCAGTCTGAACATCACCGCCACCTTTGCTCCTAATGGAAAATCTCTCGCCTATTCCGCGGCCCAAGATGGCAACTCGGATATTTATCAGATAGAATTGGACAGTAGAAGCGTGAAGCAGTTAACCTCCCATAATAGCGCAGATCTGTCCCCGTCATGGTCGCCCGACGGGCGGCATCTGGCCTTCACCTCAGATCGGGGAGGCCGCCCCCAAATTTACATCATGGATGCCGATGGCTTGAACGCCCGTCGATTAACCTTTGATGGAGACTACAACGCGGCGCCAGCTTGGTCTCCAAAAGGAGATTGGATTGTTTATGTGTGTCGGATACCAAACGAGGGATTTAAATTATGCCGCATCAGTCCAAATGGGGAACAACGGAAACAAATCACCAACGGGCAAAGTATTGATGACTCGCCTTCCTGGGCTCCAAATGGACGCCATATTGTCTTCAGTTCGATTCGAAGAGGAGAGAGTCAATTGTACATCATTACTAGCGAGGGAGCAGGGTTGGAGAAAATTTCCTTGGCAGGCGAACATCTCAGCTCTCCCTCCTGGTCACCGTTTCAACCATAA
- a CDS encoding OmpA family protein, translating to MRPVIHMISLLGILSLSLLSISGCGEKRIHVSTASGSPGEETGSSASGTDTAGLTGTSLDESPLPGQGTSNDELRAEAVQPPAAKDDPNFGYDPNHMDESFKQNLQAGVPSGKNSEIEKDSASSSSPFNEGNDISTQSSSSSMNGSPHDQIGTSPYTSQAEFQNDLSNLPKDVEPIPETFQVAKAEPSEIIREQLDKIQEEELATVSAGLEDVFFHFDSWSLTAEAKDSLERDMAWLTNDPSSLLIIEGHADQRGTQAYNMVLGKKRAMAVRDFLSQLGVDPSRLTVISYGKDKPFCQDTTEVCYQLNRRGHLLVQN from the coding sequence ATGCGCCCAGTCATTCATATGATTTCACTACTTGGCATTCTCAGTCTTTCACTCCTCAGTATTTCAGGATGTGGAGAAAAACGGATTCACGTCTCCACCGCTTCCGGCTCCCCAGGTGAAGAAACCGGGTCATCCGCATCAGGCACCGACACGGCAGGGTTAACAGGAACCTCCCTTGATGAATCCCCCCTGCCAGGGCAAGGCACTTCCAACGATGAACTTCGGGCAGAGGCGGTTCAACCACCCGCTGCAAAGGACGATCCCAATTTTGGTTACGACCCCAACCACATGGATGAATCGTTTAAGCAGAATCTCCAAGCTGGTGTTCCTTCTGGGAAAAACTCCGAAATTGAAAAAGACAGTGCCAGCTCATCGAGCCCGTTTAACGAGGGAAATGACATCTCGACTCAATCCAGTTCTTCAAGTATGAACGGCTCACCTCACGACCAAATAGGAACGTCCCCTTATACCTCCCAGGCGGAATTCCAAAATGATCTTTCGAATTTGCCAAAGGACGTGGAACCAATTCCTGAGACGTTTCAAGTAGCGAAAGCTGAACCATCAGAAATCATTCGGGAGCAGTTGGATAAAATTCAGGAGGAAGAATTGGCCACCGTATCCGCCGGCTTAGAGGATGTATTTTTTCATTTTGATAGTTGGTCTCTCACCGCAGAAGCCAAGGATTCCCTCGAACGAGATATGGCGTGGCTCACCAACGATCCCTCCTCGCTGTTAATAATTGAAGGACATGCGGACCAGCGTGGAACACAGGCCTATAATATGGTGCTCGGAAAAAAACGAGCCATGGCTGTTCGGGATTTCCTTTCTCAATTGGGGGTCGATCCCTCGCGATTGACCGTCATTTCCTATGGCAAAGACAAGCCCTTTTGCCAGGACACGACAGAAGTGTGCTACCAATTGAACCGACGGGGACATTTGCTTGTGCAAAATTAA
- the ybgF gene encoding tol-pal system protein YbgF, with the protein MTLKFSNMAVFIGLALTGGWGCATEPNLTDIQKQVQTLIIQQEASHKQEQQILDRLETVESQLDEHDFLVGELIKTEEEASLDTRHLLEKLERTSALLREQIEQTRSTTQRRDQDLSIRVKALESRIDNVIHQPRSVSESPDGTTPNPTNPSSDPKATQTGIPASPNSSGESAGAENEASAFRSAYKVYLNGNYDRASVEFQRFVTNYPSTTLTPQAYYYLGESFYVQKQYDPAKQALEQVISRYPSSKYRSHALYKLGQIMLEIDQRSKAQELWNSIIQDYPDSPESTQAKEQLKKSGLS; encoded by the coding sequence ATGACTTTAAAATTTTCCAATATGGCCGTCTTTATTGGGTTAGCCCTCACGGGCGGATGGGGTTGCGCAACAGAACCCAATTTGACTGACATCCAAAAACAAGTCCAGACTCTTATCATCCAACAGGAAGCATCCCACAAGCAGGAACAACAAATTCTGGACCGCCTGGAGACGGTTGAATCGCAATTAGACGAACACGATTTCTTAGTAGGAGAACTCATCAAAACAGAGGAAGAAGCCAGTCTGGACACGCGACACCTCCTAGAGAAGCTCGAACGGACCAGCGCTCTGCTCCGAGAACAAATCGAACAAACCCGCTCCACCACCCAACGCCGGGATCAGGACCTATCCATTCGGGTAAAAGCTCTGGAAAGCCGAATAGACAATGTGATCCATCAACCTCGATCTGTATCGGAATCCCCTGACGGCACGACTCCCAACCCCACAAACCCCTCTTCCGACCCGAAAGCGACCCAGACAGGAATCCCCGCATCACCGAATTCCTCTGGAGAAAGCGCAGGAGCGGAAAACGAGGCATCGGCCTTTCGGTCAGCCTACAAAGTGTACCTTAACGGAAATTATGACCGGGCCTCGGTGGAATTCCAACGATTTGTCACAAATTATCCTTCCACCACCCTAACTCCCCAGGCCTATTATTATCTTGGGGAATCGTTCTACGTGCAAAAACAGTATGACCCGGCCAAGCAAGCTTTAGAACAAGTCATCAGCCGCTATCCAAGCAGCAAATATCGAAGTCACGCTTTGTACAAGCTCGGACAGATTATGCTGGAAATCGACCAACGATCAAAAGCCCAGGAACTGTGGAACTCCATCATCCAAGATTACCCGGACTCACCAGAATCCACCCAAGCGAAGGAACAATTAAAAAAATCTGGGCTGTCTTGA
- the mutL gene encoding DNA mismatch repair endonuclease MutL yields the protein MISTVTGKVQILPDSVSCRIAAGEVVERPASVVKELIDNSLDAGSTLITVEVEEGGRRVIRVIDNGTGMTRMDAQLACQRFATSKLRSEDDLLTLMTMGFRGEALPSIASISRFCLKTIPCDSTLGTHTQSTGGVTWEVQDYTGPQGTQVEVRDLFFNTPGRLKFLKTVPTEFSKICYVVQQAAAVHPEIHFRLRHQNHKVLEYPAVSSLQDRLFQIYGPDFLERFIPVTYNAGSFQLTGYTVSPHHARASRAPQEIFVNGRPIKNSTISHAVLEAYGSFLPKGKHPQFIVFLHLDPQSIDINVHPTKREIRFSNPEFIHTGVLRGIKALFFTQHLPSDEHKEQTGAAPHSARPPSGLTVAPAPFQNASVFSGGGTARHPALSLFVQEPPAIYTGREQPYDVYPLGQIHHTYLLGQIGQDLFIIDQHTAHERVRFERLLRSWKKKEILQQPLLIPEPIELLPHQGELLDEWLPLLAQAGLEVERFGTTSYVVRAIPAILGNISVGPLVLELLDELSEWQSTDSLDNTIKPILATMACQSAVQAGRPMTQPEITILLQDWAQESFPMTCPHGRRVAIRHSLEELHTIFARPLK from the coding sequence ATGATTTCGACCGTCACTGGAAAAGTTCAAATTCTTCCAGACAGCGTGTCATGCCGTATCGCCGCAGGAGAAGTGGTTGAACGACCAGCCTCCGTGGTGAAGGAACTAATCGATAACAGCCTGGATGCTGGCAGCACGTTGATCACCGTGGAGGTCGAAGAAGGTGGTCGACGTGTCATTCGCGTCATCGATAATGGGACAGGCATGACGCGAATGGACGCCCAACTGGCCTGTCAACGTTTTGCAACCAGCAAACTTCGATCCGAAGACGATCTCTTGACACTCATGACCATGGGATTCCGGGGGGAAGCTCTCCCCAGCATTGCCTCCATTTCTCGTTTTTGCTTGAAGACAATTCCATGCGATAGCACGCTTGGCACCCATACTCAGTCCACGGGGGGGGTGACATGGGAGGTTCAAGACTATACCGGACCTCAAGGTACGCAAGTGGAGGTGCGCGATCTCTTTTTTAATACTCCAGGACGGCTGAAATTCCTCAAGACCGTTCCCACCGAATTTTCTAAAATCTGTTATGTCGTCCAACAGGCAGCAGCCGTGCATCCCGAGATTCACTTTCGATTACGCCACCAGAACCATAAGGTGCTGGAGTACCCCGCTGTGTCTTCGCTGCAGGATCGATTATTCCAGATCTACGGACCAGACTTCCTTGAACGCTTTATCCCCGTCACCTATAACGCTGGTTCATTTCAACTCACCGGGTATACGGTCAGTCCTCACCACGCACGAGCATCTCGTGCGCCACAGGAAATTTTTGTCAATGGACGCCCTATAAAGAATTCGACCATATCCCATGCGGTGCTTGAAGCCTACGGATCCTTTTTACCAAAAGGAAAACATCCACAATTTATTGTATTTCTCCATCTTGATCCCCAGTCAATCGATATCAATGTCCACCCGACGAAACGGGAGATTCGCTTCTCCAATCCAGAATTTATACATACGGGTGTTCTTCGTGGCATCAAAGCCCTCTTTTTCACGCAACATCTCCCATCCGATGAACACAAGGAACAGACCGGGGCGGCTCCTCATTCTGCCAGGCCACCTTCCGGACTCACTGTCGCACCGGCTCCATTCCAGAATGCTTCTGTATTCTCTGGTGGCGGCACCGCTCGCCATCCTGCTCTTTCTCTATTTGTCCAGGAACCGCCTGCTATCTATACAGGCAGAGAGCAGCCATACGATGTATATCCGCTTGGGCAGATTCATCACACCTATCTTCTCGGACAAATCGGTCAAGATCTATTCATTATCGATCAACACACGGCCCATGAACGGGTTCGTTTTGAGAGACTGCTTCGGTCATGGAAGAAAAAAGAAATCCTTCAACAACCCTTACTCATTCCTGAGCCGATTGAACTTCTGCCCCACCAGGGAGAATTATTGGACGAATGGCTGCCCCTCCTGGCTCAAGCGGGATTGGAGGTAGAACGATTTGGCACCACATCATATGTTGTGCGAGCGATTCCAGCCATATTAGGAAATATATCCGTTGGTCCCTTGGTCCTGGAATTATTGGATGAACTCTCAGAATGGCAATCAACAGATTCGCTGGACAACACGATTAAACCCATTCTGGCTACCATGGCCTGTCAAAGTGCCGTTCAGGCCGGACGACCCATGACGCAACCGGAAATCACCATCCTTTTGCAGGACTGGGCACAGGAAAGTTTTCCTATGACTTGTCCGCATGGAAGGCGAGTGGCCATTCGACATTCCTTGGAAGAATTGCACACCATATTTGCCCGTCCATTAAAATAG